In the Duncaniella freteri genome, one interval contains:
- the thrA gene encoding bifunctional aspartate kinase/homoserine dehydrogenase I, translated as MKVLKFGGSSVGSVSGIQNLSKIAQGCEKPVVVVVSALGGVTDMLIATAVMAARGDETFREGIEKLTIRHHDIIDQVITDRPEELKIQVDKLLGELASIYHGLFLIRDLSPKTQALIVSYGERLSSLIVNRLVPGSVLHDSRIFIKTDRKRHRSMLATELTAELVRKEFAGTEYDGNIHIVPGFISSDAESGEITNLGRGGSDYTASIIAAAMDAEVLEIWTDVDGFMTADPRVIPTAYTINSLSYVEAMELCNFGAKVVYPPTIYPVCVKNIPILVKNTFNPDAPGSVIRSTIDDDCKPIKGISSISGTSLITVTGLSMVGVIGVNRRIFTALADNGISVFMVSQASSENSTSVGVRDEDAAEAVRVLNQEFAKEIGTGAMYPMHAESGLATVAIVGENMKHTPGIAGKLFGALGRSGISVIACAQGASETNISFVVNGESLRKSLNVIHDSFFLSEYKEVNIFLCGVGTVGGMLIEQIHSQQEELMRTHRLKLNVVGIASSKRLLLDRDGIDLADYRGSLDNGMVCSPEILRDEILKMNIFNSVFVDCTASKEIAELYQTFLDHNISVVAANKVAASNSYESYELIKETALKRGVKFLYETNVGAGLPIIGTINDLRSSGDRILRIEAVLSGTLNFIFNAISAETPFSETVRLAKEMGYSEPDPRIDLSGTDVIRKLVILTREGGYHAEQEDVEKRLFVPEDIMNGSIEEFWRRLPELDADFEERRKVLEAEGKRWRFVARMEMGKMSVGLEAVDSRHPFYGLEGSNNIVLLTTERYREYPMLIQGYGAGAAVTAAGVFANIISTANS; from the coding sequence ATGAAAGTCTTGAAATTTGGAGGCTCTTCAGTAGGAAGTGTCTCAGGGATTCAGAATCTCAGCAAAATAGCTCAGGGGTGCGAGAAGCCTGTGGTGGTAGTAGTGAGTGCCCTTGGAGGGGTCACAGATATGCTCATTGCCACGGCTGTCATGGCTGCCCGTGGCGACGAGACTTTCCGTGAGGGTATTGAGAAACTAACCATACGCCATCATGATATAATAGATCAGGTGATAACCGATCGTCCTGAAGAACTGAAAATCCAGGTTGACAAACTTCTTGGAGAGTTGGCTTCCATATATCATGGACTGTTCCTCATACGTGACCTCAGCCCTAAGACCCAGGCCCTCATAGTGAGCTACGGAGAAAGGCTCAGTTCGCTTATTGTCAACAGACTCGTGCCTGGTTCTGTGCTTCATGACTCACGTATTTTTATCAAGACGGATCGTAAGCGTCATCGCAGTATGCTCGCTACGGAACTTACCGCTGAACTTGTGAGGAAGGAATTTGCGGGTACGGAATATGACGGTAATATACATATAGTGCCAGGTTTTATCTCCAGTGATGCCGAATCAGGGGAGATAACCAATCTTGGGCGTGGAGGAAGTGACTATACGGCATCAATAATTGCAGCGGCTATGGATGCCGAAGTGCTGGAGATATGGACCGATGTTGACGGATTCATGACAGCTGACCCGAGGGTGATACCCACCGCCTATACCATCAATTCCCTCAGCTATGTTGAGGCAATGGAGCTTTGCAATTTCGGGGCAAAGGTTGTGTATCCTCCTACGATATATCCGGTGTGTGTGAAGAATATACCTATTCTGGTAAAGAATACATTCAATCCAGATGCTCCAGGTTCGGTGATACGCAGCACCATTGATGATGATTGTAAGCCCATCAAAGGTATTTCGAGCATCAGCGGGACATCGCTTATTACAGTCACGGGCCTTTCGATGGTCGGAGTCATAGGTGTCAACAGGCGTATATTCACAGCTCTTGCCGACAATGGCATATCGGTATTCATGGTCAGCCAGGCTTCGTCAGAGAATTCTACTTCGGTAGGTGTTCGTGACGAGGATGCCGCTGAGGCTGTAAGGGTGCTAAACCAGGAATTTGCCAAGGAGATAGGCACAGGTGCTATGTATCCGATGCATGCCGAAAGCGGACTTGCCACTGTGGCTATTGTTGGAGAGAATATGAAACATACCCCGGGCATTGCCGGCAAATTGTTTGGTGCGCTCGGTCGTAGCGGTATCAGTGTCATTGCGTGTGCGCAGGGTGCTAGCGAGACCAATATTTCATTTGTTGTCAATGGCGAGTCGCTCCGTAAGTCCCTAAATGTGATCCACGACTCATTCTTCCTTAGTGAGTACAAGGAGGTGAATATTTTCCTTTGCGGAGTGGGTACTGTGGGTGGTATGCTCATCGAACAGATACATTCACAGCAGGAGGAGCTGATGCGTACACATCGTCTTAAACTCAATGTCGTAGGCATCGCATCAAGTAAGCGTCTTTTGCTTGACAGGGATGGTATCGATCTTGCTGACTATCGTGGAAGTCTCGATAACGGGATGGTGTGTTCACCTGAAATCCTTCGTGACGAGATTCTGAAAATGAATATCTTCAACAGTGTGTTTGTCGACTGCACCGCATCCAAGGAGATTGCAGAGCTGTATCAGACATTCCTTGACCATAATATATCAGTGGTGGCAGCCAATAAGGTAGCGGCCTCCAATTCCTATGAGAGTTACGAGCTTATTAAGGAAACTGCCCTTAAGAGAGGTGTGAAATTCCTATATGAGACCAATGTTGGAGCCGGTCTCCCAATAATAGGCACCATAAATGACCTGCGATCTTCCGGAGACCGCATTCTACGGATTGAGGCGGTGCTGAGCGGGACTCTTAATTTCATATTCAATGCTATTTCGGCTGAAACACCGTTCTCAGAGACTGTGCGTCTTGCCAAGGAGATGGGATATAGCGAGCCTGATCCTCGTATAGACCTTAGCGGCACCGATGTGATACGTAAGCTTGTGATACTTACGCGTGAGGGTGGGTATCATGCTGAGCAGGAGGATGTGGAGAAGCGTCTTTTTGTCCCTGAGGATATAATGAATGGCTCCATCGAAGAGTTCTGGAGGCGTTTGCCGGAATTGGATGCCGATTTTGAGGAGCGTCGCAAAGTGCTTGAGGCTGAGGGCAAGCGTTGGCGTTTTGTGGCACGCATGGAGATGGGAAAGATGAGTGTGGGGCTTGAGGCCGTAGACTCACGTCATCCTTTCTATGGTCTTGAAGGATCCAACAATATAGTGCTTCTTACCACAGAGCGTTATCGTGAGTATCCTATGCTGATACAGGGCTATGGTGCCGGTGCGGCAGTTACTGCCGCCGGTGTATTTGCAAATATCATATCTACTGCCAACAGTTAG
- the lptB gene encoding LPS export ABC transporter ATP-binding protein → MVLRTENLVKKYGKRTVANHVSINVKQGEIVGLLGPNGAGKTTTFYMTVGLITPNEGQIFINDMNITKYPVYKRAQNGIGYLAQEASVFRKLTVEDNIKAVLQMTNTSPEYQKDKLESLIKEFNLEKVRHNLGDRLSGGERRRTEIARCLAIDPKFIMLDEPFAGVDPIAVEDIQSVVYHLKERNIGILITDHNAQETLRITDRAYLLFEGKILFQGTSEELAENPIVREKYLGRDFVFYRKKFEERKD, encoded by the coding sequence ATGGTGCTCCGCACTGAAAACCTTGTTAAAAAGTATGGTAAGCGTACAGTTGCCAATCATGTCTCAATCAATGTGAAGCAAGGTGAGATTGTAGGGCTTCTTGGACCTAATGGTGCCGGTAAGACTACCACGTTCTATATGACTGTGGGGCTAATCACCCCTAATGAGGGGCAGATATTCATAAATGATATGAATATCACAAAGTATCCTGTGTACAAACGAGCTCAGAACGGTATAGGGTATCTTGCTCAGGAAGCAAGTGTGTTCCGCAAACTCACGGTCGAGGATAATATAAAGGCAGTGTTACAGATGACCAACACTTCTCCGGAGTATCAGAAAGATAAACTTGAGAGCCTCATAAAAGAATTCAATCTTGAGAAAGTCCGGCACAATCTCGGTGACCGTCTGTCGGGAGGAGAGCGTAGGCGTACGGAGATAGCACGATGTCTGGCAATAGACCCTAAGTTCATAATGCTTGACGAGCCGTTTGCGGGTGTGGACCCTATTGCTGTCGAGGATATACAGTCAGTGGTATATCATCTGAAGGAACGTAATATAGGAATCCTTATCACAGATCACAATGCTCAGGAGACGTTGCGTATCACTGATCGTGCCTATCTGCTTTTTGAGGGTAAGATACTTTTTCAAGGCACTTCGGAGGAGCTTGCCGAGAATCCCATTGTGCGTGAAAAATATCTTGGCCGTGATTTCGTGTTCTATCGCAAAAAGTTTGAAGAAAGAAAGGATTGA
- the udk gene encoding uridine kinase gives MLVIGIAGGTGSGKTTVVNKIINAFPAGEVAILPQDNYYKDSSHVPVEERSKINFDEPAAFDWQLLVGHIKALKRGETIQMPTYSYLTCTRQAETIPVSPCEVVIVEGILVLTDPVLRELLDVKVFVDAEADERLIRVIARDCVERGRTPQMVLDRYRDVLKPMHEMYIEPSKRTADLIVPQGGSNVVAIQLLTDYIESRLRVK, from the coding sequence ATGTTAGTAATAGGCATAGCAGGAGGCACAGGTTCTGGCAAGACCACTGTTGTCAATAAGATAATAAATGCATTTCCAGCCGGAGAGGTGGCGATACTTCCCCAGGATAATTATTATAAGGACTCAAGCCATGTTCCGGTGGAGGAGCGTAGTAAGATAAATTTTGACGAGCCTGCTGCTTTTGATTGGCAGCTTCTGGTGGGTCACATCAAGGCATTAAAGCGAGGCGAGACCATTCAGATGCCTACATATTCATATCTCACATGTACTCGCCAGGCTGAAACAATACCGGTGAGTCCTTGTGAGGTGGTGATTGTTGAGGGGATACTTGTGCTGACCGATCCTGTGCTTCGGGAACTTCTTGATGTAAAGGTGTTTGTTGATGCTGAGGCTGATGAGCGTCTGATACGTGTGATTGCACGTGACTGTGTGGAGCGTGGACGCACTCCTCAAATGGTGCTTGACCGTTATCGTGATGTGCTTAAGCCGATGCATGAAATGTATATAGAGCCGTCTAAAAGGACTGCTGACCTCATTGTGCCGCAGGGCGGAAGCAATGTTGTGGCGATACAGTTGCTTACAGATTATATAGAATCCCGCTTGCGTGTCAAATAA
- the rho gene encoding transcription termination factor Rho — protein sequence MYNFEELNKMDEERLKEAANTIGIKKINIDDREGLVYEILEKQARDHAANASANGPTQEKPRRQKKEPKENNAERKQRRKKTTAEEPIAQAEDTITEAIQPIEQTASADDTATLATESAPKRRGRKPKNAPQPTQPDSGSEIVESEPMIPVQTETTQQEETTPNSTETPRAKKKRGRPSRQERQERENTPDINNEANNMAGTELQTPMEISEKLLPAPEQNEQTQQSDMQNPQPENAETSERPHRGVFIRPGANLDNHEQVTANDEETPRENQPREGQRDFRPKDSSFGSFFPRAGGRTFAPRSPQEKEQASKLTVASPIVIGEPGMEKPQQQQGGKKNKKNRNKNFDAAAEEKARYQAQYNFDDIIVASGVLELEPQGHGFLRSSDYNYLSSPDDILVSQQQIKQYGLRPGDVVECNVRPPKADEKYFPLTKVLTVNGRTPEYIRDRVAFEHLTPLFPTEKFDLTSGRSSNISTRVVDMFSPIGKGQRGLIVAPPKTGKTILLKDIANAIAENHPETYIMILLIDERPEEVTDMSRSVNAEVIASTFDEPAERHVRIAQIVLEKAKRMVECGHDVVILLDSITRLARAYNTCAPASGKILSGGVDANALQKPKRFFGAARNIEGGGSLTIIATALTETSSKMDEVIFEEFKGTGNMELQLDRKLSNKRIFPAVDIMASSTRRDDLLLRNETLNRMWILRRFLSDRNSIEAMEFIKDRMDRTSDNDELLRTMGD from the coding sequence ATGTATAATTTCGAAGAACTCAACAAGATGGATGAAGAGCGTCTGAAAGAAGCTGCCAACACCATCGGCATAAAAAAAATCAATATTGATGATAGGGAGGGTCTCGTATATGAGATCCTCGAAAAACAGGCTCGTGACCATGCCGCAAATGCATCGGCAAATGGTCCTACTCAGGAGAAACCTCGCCGACAGAAAAAAGAGCCTAAGGAAAATAACGCAGAGCGTAAGCAACGCCGCAAGAAAACAACTGCAGAAGAACCTATTGCGCAAGCGGAAGACACAATCACAGAAGCCATACAGCCTATAGAGCAGACTGCCTCCGCTGATGACACAGCAACGCTGGCTACAGAAAGCGCACCCAAACGCCGAGGCCGTAAGCCTAAAAATGCTCCTCAGCCTACCCAGCCTGATTCAGGTTCCGAGATCGTTGAATCAGAGCCGATGATCCCTGTTCAGACAGAGACAACACAACAGGAAGAGACCACACCCAACAGCACTGAAACACCGCGAGCCAAAAAGAAACGCGGCCGTCCGTCACGGCAGGAACGCCAGGAGCGAGAAAACACCCCGGATATCAACAATGAAGCAAACAATATGGCCGGTACAGAGCTCCAGACACCAATGGAGATTTCCGAAAAACTCCTCCCTGCACCGGAACAAAACGAACAGACACAACAGTCTGACATGCAGAATCCTCAACCGGAAAATGCCGAAACATCGGAACGCCCGCATAGAGGAGTGTTTATACGTCCTGGAGCCAATCTTGACAATCATGAGCAAGTAACAGCCAACGATGAGGAAACACCGCGCGAAAATCAACCTCGTGAAGGACAACGTGATTTCCGCCCGAAAGATTCATCATTCGGCTCATTCTTCCCACGCGCCGGCGGCAGAACTTTCGCTCCACGTTCACCTCAGGAAAAAGAACAGGCATCCAAATTAACCGTGGCATCCCCCATTGTAATCGGCGAGCCCGGAATGGAGAAGCCTCAGCAACAACAGGGAGGAAAAAAGAACAAGAAAAACCGCAACAAAAACTTTGATGCTGCGGCCGAAGAAAAAGCACGCTACCAGGCACAATACAATTTTGACGATATCATAGTAGCATCAGGCGTCCTTGAACTTGAGCCACAGGGGCATGGGTTCCTACGCTCAAGCGACTACAACTATCTTTCCTCGCCGGACGACATACTGGTATCCCAGCAGCAGATCAAACAATACGGTCTGCGTCCGGGTGATGTGGTAGAGTGCAATGTACGTCCACCGAAGGCTGATGAAAAATACTTCCCTCTGACCAAGGTACTCACAGTCAACGGACGGACTCCTGAATATATCCGTGATCGTGTAGCATTCGAGCATCTCACTCCACTGTTCCCTACCGAAAAATTTGACCTCACATCAGGTCGAAGCAGCAATATATCCACTCGTGTGGTAGACATGTTCTCTCCTATAGGCAAGGGACAACGCGGTCTTATAGTCGCACCTCCAAAGACAGGTAAAACCATACTGCTCAAAGACATCGCAAATGCCATTGCCGAGAACCATCCTGAGACTTACATCATGATTCTCCTCATTGACGAACGTCCGGAGGAGGTAACCGATATGAGCCGCAGCGTAAATGCCGAGGTGATAGCATCAACATTCGATGAGCCTGCCGAACGTCATGTGCGCATCGCTCAGATAGTTCTTGAGAAAGCAAAACGCATGGTGGAATGCGGTCATGACGTGGTGATCCTGCTCGATTCGATAACACGTCTGGCACGTGCATACAACACTTGCGCACCTGCTTCCGGCAAGATTCTTTCAGGAGGTGTGGACGCAAATGCCCTTCAGAAACCTAAACGCTTTTTCGGCGCGGCACGCAACATTGAGGGAGGAGGCTCACTCACCATCATAGCTACAGCCCTCACAGAGACAAGTTCCAAGATGGATGAAGTCATATTTGAAGAATTCAAGGGCACAGGCAACATGGAGCTTCAGCTCGACCGCAAGCTTTCCAACAAACGAATATTCCCTGCTGTCGACATCATGGCATCAAGCACACGACGCGACGATCTACTCCTGCGCAACGAGACTCTAAACCGCATGTGGATTCTGCGCCGTTTCCTTAGCGACCGCAACTCCATCGAAGCCATGGAATTCATAAAAGACCGGATGGATCGCACTTCCGACAACGACGAGCTTCTACGCACAATGGGCGATTGA
- a CDS encoding GNAT family N-acetyltransferase — protein MIRKASIQDINQITAIYDKIHSLEENGVYTVGWKRGIYPTLQTALRALDRDDLYVLESDGHIFASAVINSEQLPEYTAGKWKYPANDDEVLVLHTLVVDPDSTHRGFGTEFVRFYESLGRSLGYRALRIDTQTKNRNARLFYPGLGFREAGIVDSELRLWDSRTGTS, from the coding sequence ATGATACGAAAAGCCTCCATTCAGGACATCAATCAGATAACTGCGATCTACGACAAGATTCACTCGCTTGAGGAAAACGGTGTATATACGGTAGGATGGAAACGCGGCATATACCCCACTTTACAAACAGCCTTACGCGCTCTTGACCGCGATGACCTGTATGTCCTTGAATCCGACGGACACATATTCGCATCAGCTGTTATAAACAGCGAGCAACTGCCTGAATATACTGCCGGTAAATGGAAATACCCCGCCAACGATGACGAGGTACTTGTGTTGCACACCCTGGTAGTCGACCCGGACTCTACCCACAGAGGATTTGGAACCGAATTCGTAAGATTCTACGAATCATTAGGGAGATCTCTTGGTTACAGAGCTTTGCGAATTGACACTCAGACAAAGAACCGAAACGCCCGTCTATTCTATCCTGGATTAGGCTTCAGAGAGGCTGGCATCGTGGACAGCGAATTACGGCTGTGGGACAGTCGAACTGGTACTTCTTGA
- a CDS encoding CNNM domain-containing protein yields the protein MFLMFVYLIGALALSFLCSVLEAVLLSTPMSYITMKEADGAKNAPRLKQYKTNIDRPIAAILSLNTIAHTIGAAGVGAEAVRVFGEASFGIISAIMTLLILVLSEIIPKTIGASYWRRLALPSTSVIHFLVIVTYPLVWLSEYITKIFSSNEEAVSVSREEVSAMVAVASEEGVLKHQESKIIQNTIKLTNIKAEDIMTPNLVVVSVPESMTVKEFFDKGELTYSRIPVYNDNKDYVKGYVLKSMVLELLAQDKFDTRLADIMRSILSFNEDDSVLNIWERMLEKKEHISVIQDKYGCLRGIVTMEDVIETMLGEEIVDEVDTDADLQQVAMDKYRSMQESV from the coding sequence ATGTTTCTAATGTTTGTATATCTGATAGGCGCACTTGCACTATCATTTCTCTGTTCGGTGCTTGAGGCTGTGTTGCTTTCAACGCCTATGTCGTACATCACAATGAAAGAGGCTGATGGGGCGAAGAACGCACCACGCCTCAAACAATACAAGACAAATATCGACAGACCGATTGCCGCAATTCTGTCTCTTAATACAATTGCCCATACAATCGGTGCTGCCGGGGTGGGTGCTGAGGCTGTGAGAGTGTTCGGAGAGGCTTCATTCGGGATAATATCGGCAATAATGACCCTCCTTATACTTGTGCTTTCAGAGATTATACCTAAGACTATAGGTGCGTCCTATTGGCGTAGACTTGCATTGCCGTCTACATCAGTGATACATTTCCTTGTCATTGTGACTTATCCTCTTGTATGGCTTTCCGAGTATATCACCAAAATATTTTCCTCTAATGAGGAGGCAGTCTCTGTCAGTCGTGAGGAGGTTTCTGCAATGGTGGCAGTGGCTTCTGAAGAGGGTGTGCTCAAGCATCAGGAGAGCAAGATAATACAGAACACTATAAAACTCACCAATATAAAGGCTGAGGATATAATGACTCCTAATCTTGTGGTGGTATCGGTGCCCGAATCCATGACAGTCAAGGAGTTCTTCGACAAAGGGGAGCTAACGTATTCACGCATACCTGTTTATAATGACAATAAGGATTATGTCAAGGGTTACGTCCTGAAATCAATGGTCCTTGAACTGCTTGCTCAGGACAAGTTCGATACAAGGCTTGCTGATATCATGCGCTCTATTCTCAGTTTCAACGAGGATGACAGTGTGCTGAATATCTGGGAAAGAATGCTTGAAAAAAAGGAGCATATCTCAGTGATTCAGGATAAATACGGTTGTCTCAGAGGTATCGTTACAATGGAGGATGTCATCGAAACCATGCTTGGAGAGGAGATTGTGGATGAAGTTGACACTGATGCCGATCTTCAACAGGTGGCGATGGACAAGTATAGATCAATGCAGGAGTCGGTGTAG
- a CDS encoding bifunctional aspartate transaminase/aspartate 4-decarboxylase, translating to MKNDKISPENRDLEKRLKQMSPFEIKNRLIEMAQTDARNSTATFLNAGRGNPNWIATEPREAFFLLGKFGLEECRRVTYNPVGIAGIPSEDGIGERFRKFLDYNKEERGAALISRTFEYLVSKHEFDPDILAHEFAEAVIGDQYPTPDRILKSAESMVRDYLRLAMGGGDDKSTYDLFATEGGTAGMCYAFDSIQENKLISKGDKMALMVPAFTPYIEIPHLDRFGFDVVNINADKVQHDGYHTWQYPKEEVDKLRDPSIKLLCVINPSNPPSYTLAPDTLQQLIDIVKNDNPNLMIITDDVYGTFVRDFHSLMYELPYNTMCVYSFSKYFGATGWRLAVCAINKDNVFDDMISRLTPEQTADLNRRYSSLSLDPQNIKFIDRMVADSRLVALNHTAGLSMPQQMQMTLMAAFAYFNSRDDNSYQTTMIHTINDRLNALWSTTGFTLLVDSLRAGYYSEIDIMVWAKKFYGDDFAKYLQDNYEPLDFVIRLASETAVVLLNGDGFDGPAWSVRVSLANLNESDYLKIGTAIRRMLDEYHTRYEAGNK from the coding sequence ATGAAAAATGATAAAATCAGTCCCGAGAACCGAGACTTGGAAAAGCGTCTTAAGCAGATGAGCCCGTTTGAGATCAAGAACAGGCTTATAGAGATGGCTCAGACCGATGCCCGCAATTCGACTGCGACGTTTCTAAATGCCGGACGAGGAAATCCCAACTGGATAGCCACCGAACCTCGCGAGGCTTTCTTCCTTCTTGGGAAATTCGGACTTGAGGAATGCCGCAGGGTTACCTATAATCCTGTAGGCATTGCCGGGATACCTTCGGAAGATGGTATAGGCGAACGTTTTCGCAAGTTTCTTGACTATAACAAAGAAGAGCGTGGAGCCGCCCTCATAAGCCGTACATTTGAATATCTTGTGTCCAAGCATGAGTTTGATCCGGATATTTTGGCTCATGAATTTGCCGAAGCCGTAATTGGCGATCAATATCCTACGCCTGACCGTATACTTAAGAGTGCTGAGTCTATGGTGCGTGACTATCTGCGGCTTGCCATGGGTGGTGGTGACGATAAGTCGACTTATGATCTGTTTGCTACAGAAGGTGGCACTGCCGGTATGTGTTATGCCTTTGATTCTATTCAGGAAAACAAACTTATCAGCAAAGGTGATAAAATGGCACTTATGGTTCCGGCATTCACTCCGTATATCGAAATCCCGCATCTTGACCGCTTTGGCTTTGATGTGGTAAATATCAATGCCGACAAGGTACAGCATGACGGTTATCACACGTGGCAATATCCAAAGGAAGAGGTGGATAAGCTTCGTGATCCATCAATCAAGCTTCTGTGTGTCATCAATCCGAGCAATCCTCCAAGCTATACACTTGCGCCTGATACTCTTCAGCAACTCATTGATATCGTGAAAAATGATAATCCAAATCTCATGATTATCACTGACGATGTATACGGTACTTTTGTAAGAGATTTCCATTCTCTTATGTATGAGCTTCCTTACAACACAATGTGTGTCTATTCGTTCTCAAAGTATTTCGGGGCTACAGGCTGGCGTCTGGCTGTATGTGCCATCAACAAGGACAATGTATTTGACGATATGATATCCAGGCTTACGCCTGAGCAGACCGCCGATCTAAACAGGCGATATTCTTCATTGTCGCTCGATCCGCAGAATATAAAGTTCATTGACCGTATGGTTGCTGACAGCCGTCTTGTCGCACTCAACCATACTGCCGGACTGTCAATGCCACAACAGATGCAGATGACACTGATGGCCGCGTTCGCTTACTTTAATTCACGTGATGACAATAGTTACCAGACCACTATGATACATACAATCAATGATCGTCTGAACGCTCTTTGGTCGACCACAGGGTTCACGTTGCTTGTCGATTCTCTCCGGGCAGGTTACTATTCCGAGATAGATATAATGGTATGGGCTAAGAAATTCTATGGTGATGACTTCGCCAAATATTTACAGGACAATTATGAGCCCCTCGACTTTGTGATACGTCTTGCCAGCGAGACTGCCGTTGTGCTGCTCAATGGCGATGGTTTTGACGGACCTGCATGGTCAGTGCGCGTTTCGCTTGCCAACCTCAACGAATCCGATTATCTAAAGATCGGTACGGCGATACGCAGGATGCTTGATGAATATCATACCCGATACGAGGCTGGTAATAAGTAA
- the aspT gene encoding aspartate-alanine antiporter — protein MELFDWFVQTCRDNPSIPIFLTIGVGFWIGSLKYKGFSLGVVTSVLLVGVLVGQMDITIPGPIKNVFFLLFLFAIGYSVGPQFFRALRGDGIKQVLFAVVLCMLCLFVTWGVAKVMGYNVGEAAGLFSGAQTISAVIGVGTDTVGTLGVSAAQKKAWIDIIPVAYAVCYVFGTIGSAYILANLGPLMLGGIKKVKADTAALEKEMNESSLTSDPAYIIANRPVAFRAYSVTADFFDSPQTVARIEEHLKSEGKRLFIERVRSGGNIIDPKPDLLISKGDEIVLSGRREYIVEDESWIGPEVNDAELLDFPAEQIPVMITKKTVAGLTVDQLRAQKYMYGVSIKSIDRGGVGVPVFAKTKLMAGDILTLVGLSSEVNTAAPKLGYVDRPKNSSDLVLVGLGIVIGCLIGVLSIHAGNIPISLSTSGGTLIAGLVFGWLRSKHPTFGRIPKEALWLMNNLGLNMFIAVIGITSGPSFISGIKEVGFDLFLAGIVCTSLPLILGVIIGHKIFKFRPAINLGCCAGGRTTTAALGAVQESLGSTLPAMGYTVTYAVGNTLLILMGVAIVLMTV, from the coding sequence ATGGAACTATTTGATTGGTTTGTTCAGACCTGTCGTGATAATCCATCAATCCCTATTTTTCTTACCATCGGTGTTGGATTCTGGATCGGCTCTCTGAAATACAAAGGATTCTCACTGGGAGTAGTGACGTCGGTGCTTCTTGTCGGCGTGCTTGTCGGTCAGATGGATATCACTATTCCAGGGCCGATTAAGAATGTGTTTTTCCTCCTTTTTCTTTTTGCCATAGGCTATAGTGTGGGTCCGCAATTCTTCCGCGCTCTGCGTGGCGATGGCATAAAACAGGTGCTTTTTGCAGTCGTTTTATGTATGTTGTGTCTGTTTGTCACTTGGGGTGTCGCTAAGGTCATGGGCTATAATGTCGGTGAAGCGGCAGGTTTGTTTTCCGGTGCGCAGACAATTTCAGCTGTAATAGGAGTGGGCACGGACACTGTTGGCACACTTGGTGTCAGTGCGGCTCAGAAAAAGGCGTGGATAGATATTATTCCGGTTGCGTATGCTGTGTGTTATGTGTTCGGAACCATAGGCTCTGCATATATCCTTGCCAATCTTGGTCCGTTGATGCTCGGTGGAATAAAAAAGGTGAAGGCCGATACTGCCGCGCTTGAAAAGGAAATGAACGAAAGTTCACTGACTTCTGATCCAGCATACATAATAGCTAATCGACCTGTTGCATTCCGGGCCTATAGCGTAACGGCTGACTTTTTTGATTCGCCTCAGACTGTAGCAAGGATAGAAGAGCATCTCAAATCCGAAGGGAAGCGTCTTTTCATTGAACGGGTGCGTTCCGGAGGTAATATTATAGATCCAAAGCCTGATCTCTTGATATCCAAGGGTGATGAAATTGTGCTTAGTGGTCGACGAGAATATATCGTAGAGGATGAAAGCTGGATAGGACCGGAGGTCAATGATGCAGAATTGCTTGATTTTCCTGCCGAACAGATTCCTGTGATGATTACCAAGAAGACTGTTGCTGGACTCACTGTAGATCAACTGCGTGCACAGAAATATATGTATGGAGTGTCAATCAAGTCAATAGACCGAGGTGGGGTGGGTGTTCCTGTCTTTGCCAAGACTAAACTTATGGCGGGTGACATCCTGACTCTTGTCGGATTATCGTCGGAGGTCAATACTGCCGCGCCCAAACTCGGATATGTGGATCGACCAAAGAATTCTTCAGACCTTGTCCTTGTTGGTCTCGGTATAGTAATAGGCTGTCTGATAGGGGTTCTTTCGATTCATGCCGGCAATATACCCATCAGCCTCAGCACCAGTGGAGGCACTCTGATTGCGGGACTTGTGTTCGGATGGCTTCGTTCAAAGCATCCCACATTCGGGCGTATACCTAAAGAGGCTTTATGGCTTATGAATAACCTTGGGCTTAATATGTTTATTGCTGTCATAGGCATCACATCAGGACCTTCGTTTATAAGCGGTATAAAGGAAGTGGGCTTTGATCTATTTCTGGCAGGTATAGTCTGCACATCTCTACCTCTGATACTCGGAGTCATAATAGGTCATAAAATTTTCAAGTTCCGTCCAGCAATAAATCTCGGATGTTGTGCCGGAGGTCGTACAACCACCGCAGCACTCGGTGCAGTTCAGGAGTCATTAGGCAGTACTCTCCCAGCGATGGGGTATACGGTGACATATGCCGTTGGAAATACTTTGCTTATACTTATGGGTGTGGCGATTGTGCTCATGACCGTGTAG